TACCATGACCAGGGACTGATTCCCTTTAAGCTGATTCATTTCAAGGACGGGGTGAATGTCACCTTGGGACTGCCCATTATCCGGACATCCGTGGACCACGGCACCGCCTATGACATTGCCTGGAAAGGATGTGCCGATCCCACCAGCCTGGTTGAAGCCGTCAAAATGGCGGTTTTCCAGGCCCGGCACCGAACCGACCGGAATCTGCCCCATGACTGACATCATTATTCAGGGGGCCAGGGAACACAACCTGAAAAATATCGATGTGCGGATCCCCAAAAATTGTCTGACCGTGGTCACGGGCCTGTCCGGATCCGGCAAATCCACCCTGGCCTTTGACATCCTGTATGCCGAAGGCCAGCGGCGGTATGTGGAATCGTTGTCCACCTACGCCAGACAGTTTTTAGGGCAAATGGCCAAACCGGATGTGGACAGCATTGACGGCCTGTCCCCGGCCATTGCCATTGAACAGAAAACCGCCGGCCACAATCCCCGGTCCACGGTGGGCACCATCACGGAAATCTATGATTACCTGCGGCTTTTGTTCGCCCGGGTGGGAACACCCCATTGTCATCAATGCGGGAATCCCATTGAACCCATGACCGTTGACCAGATCTGCGACCGGATTCTGACCCTGCCTGCCGACACCCGGATAATGCTTCTGGCACCGTTGATCCGAGACCAGAAAGGCCGGCATGACGCTGTGTTCGACCGGATGAAAAAACAAGGGTTTGCCCGAATGCGGGTGGATGGGAAAATCTGCCGGACCCAGGACCATCCGATTCTGGAAAAACAAAAAAAACACACCCTGGAAGTGGTGGTGGACCGTCTGGTCATCAAGCCGGGCATTGAAAAAAGATTGAGTGATTCTCTGGAACTGGCGTTAAGCCTGTCCAAGGGTCTTCTTATTGTGATGGATCTAGACAAAAATCAGGATCGGCTGTTCAGTGAGACGGCATCCTGCTTAAACTGCCATATCAGTTATCCGCCTTTTACTCCGGCCAGTTTTTCGTTTAACTCCCCCCAGGGGGCCTGCCCTGTTTGTGACGGTTTGGGATCCATCACGGCATTTGACCCGGACCTGATTGTGCCGGATCCGGGATTGTCTCTGCGCCAGGGAGCGATTCTTCCCTGGCAGAACAGGGATTCGGTGCAGTTCATGGAATTTTTAGACGCGCTGACCACCCATTTTGACCAGGATATCTATACCCCGTTCAAAAACCTGTCAGACCGGTTCCAGCATGTGTTGCTGCACGGATCCAAGGAAGAACTCATCGAGTTTTACACAGAGCAGGCCGGCAAAAAAATCCGGAGCAAAAAAAATTTTGAAGGGGTGATTCCCTATTTAAAACGCCGGTATAAAGAAACCGATTCCAAATCCATCAAAGAAGAATTAAAGCGGTATATGAACGCCCGTGTCTGTTCCCGGTGCCAGGGCACCCGGCTGAATCCGGCATCGGCCCATGTCCGGGTCAGCGGGCATACGATCTGGGAAATCACACGCCTTCCCATTAAACGGACGCTGGCAGCCATTGCGTCGTTGACTTTGACCCGGAAAGAGGAACAGATCAGCGCCGGTATTATCAGGGAACTGACCCAGCGGCTTATCTTTCTGGACAATGTGGGGCTGGATTACCTGTCTCTTTCCCGGTCTGCAGATACGCTGTCCGGCGGTGAAAGCCAGCGGATCCGTCTGGCCACCCAGATCGGCTCCAAACTGACCGGCATTCTCTATGTGCTGGATGAACCCAGCATCGGCCTTCACCGCAGGGACAATGCCCGGCTGATCAAAACGCTCATGGATCTGAAACATCTTGACAATACCGTGGTGGTGGTGGAACACGACACCGATACCATTTTGGCTTCCGACCATGTGATCGATATGGGTCCGGCTGCCGGGGTTCATGGGGGCCAGGTCATATTTTCCGGCCCGCCTGAAAAACTGACTGCCTGCCCGGATTCGCTGACGGGCCAGTATATCAAGGGAATCAGACAGATCCCCATTCCGGATATCCGGCGAAAAGGCAACGGCCGCCATTTAACCCTTGTCAATGCAGAAGCCAATAATCTCAAACAGGTCACCGTGTCGTTTCCTCTAGGATGTTTTATCTGTGTGACCGGCGTGTCCGGATCCGGCAAATCCTCGCTGGTGCTGTCCACGTTATATCCGGCGCTGTGCAACCAAATTGCATATACAAATAAGCTGGTCGGTGCCCATGACCGGATCACGGGCATCCAGCATCTGGACAAAGTGATTCATATCGACCAGTCCGCCATCGGTAAAACGCCCAGGTCCAATCCCGGCACCTACACGGGGGTGCTTCCGGCCATCCGTGAATTGTTTGCCAGAACACCGGATGCCCGGGCCAGGGGATACAAACCCGGACGGTTCAGTTTCAATATCCGGGGGGGGCGATGTGAGGCATGTGCCGGAGAGGGCGTCATCAAGATTGAAATGCAGTTTCTGCCCGATGTTCATGTGCGCTGCGATGTGTGCAAGGGCCGGCAGTTCAACCGGGACACCCTGGATATCCGTTACAAAGGCAAAAATATTGCCGAGGTGCTGGACATGACCATTCACCAGGCGGTCCGGTTTTTTGACACCATTTCCGCCATCCAGGCCAAACTGTCCACCCTGGTGGAGGTGGGACTGGGCTACATCACTTTAGGTCAGTCTGCCGTCACCCTGTCCGGGGGAGAAGCCCAGCGCATCAAACTGGCCAGGGAACTGTCCAAAAAAAGTACGGGAAAAACCATTTATATTCTGGATGAACCCACCACGGGCCTGCATGCCGATGATATCAACCGGCTGCTGTCGGTTCTGGACCGGCTGGTGGCCGCCGGCAATACCGTGGTGGTGATTGAGCATAACATGGATGTCATCAAATATGCCGACCATATCATTGATATGGGACCTGAAGGGGGGGACAAAGGCGGCCGGATCATTGTTCAGGGAACCCCGGAACAGGTGGCCGAACACCCGACCTCTTTTACGGGATATTATCTGTCAAAAGTGCTTCAGAAAAAAGACTGAATCCGGCTTACGGGGTCTTTGGCATGACACCTTTGTTTTGGGCCGGATTCTTTGCCGGCCCAAACATCAAACCCTAATCCAGGATGCAGACATCCGTGTCACAGGGGCAGGCCCCGTCCACTTCACAGGCAAAAGCAATCCGGGACGCTTTGTCATGAAATGCCTGAGACACTTTGGGAAAGGATGCGGCAATATCCAGGGCCATCAATGTCTGTCTGTCCGGAATGGCATCAAACCCCTGCCCCGTCACCTTGCCGGTAACCCCGTTGATCACCTCGGCATCTTCGCCGTTACAGGTCACGACCACGGGGATCTGATATGGGTAAACAAGCCGGGACAAAGCCAGATTGGGCAACCGCCGGGTCACCAGAGATCCGGGCGCATACCGGATCATCATACCGGTTTTATCCCCCGTACTCACCAGAAAATCCATCCAGAGCCGGGCCGTTTTCTTTCCGGTCTTGATAATGACCTGTTTCCGGGATTCAATCTGGTTTTTTTCATACCCGCAGACCTGAACCAGATGCCGGGCGATTTTTTGTCTGAACCGTTCATCATGGGTGTCGGGCACCGTCTCACCCGTCAGATAATCGGTCAACACCCCCATCACCAGATGGTGGGGATTTTCTTGCATACACGCCTCCTTATTGGGTAAAGGGCATTTTACTGTCATGAATCAAGGATCAGATCCACCCGCCGGGGTGCCTGACCGTCTTTCAGTTCCACCAGGCCCCGGTTGGAAAGGCGCAGTTCTCCCAGTACCACCAGACCCAGCAGGCTCAAAGTCATTTCAAAGGACTTGTGGGGGCACCCGATCTGTGCCAGTGCATTTTCAACCGCCTGAACCCCAACTGCTGTGGTTTCCATGGATTCAAGCCCCATGATCCCTCCCAGAGGCAAAGGCAAATGCGCCAGAACCCGGTTTTCCATCACCACAGCCAGGCCGCCGCCTGATTCAATCAATGTATTGGCAGCCAGCGCCATGGCAGTGTCATCCATCCCCACGACCAGCAGATTATGGGAATCATGTGACACCGTTGACGCATAGGCAGACCCCGGAATAAACCGGGTCCCGGATACAAATCCCAGTCCCCGGGATTTGTCAGCCGAGCCATTGGGGGAATGCCGGTAAAACACTCCGGCTTTGGCCAGATCCTGCAAAGGATCTGCATGCAGGCACCGGTCTTTGGATTCAAGCGTCCTTGTTTTTGACAAAGTATGCACCCGGTCGGGCACCAGATGAATGACACGGACCTGAACCGGATTTTCAAACGGTGCCGGGATATGAAAATCCGTGGGTGCCAGCCAATCCAGATGCATGGTTTTCAACGCCCAGTCCGGATACGCATACGGATGAATGGGCCGGCACAACTGATTGTCTTCTGCCACGGCCACGCCATCGCAAAACACCTGAGATATAGTGAACTGCGTCAGATTGTCCACCACCAGGATATCCGCGGCCCGACCCGGGGTCAATGACCCGATCCACCGGGATGCTTCCAGCATCTGCGCGGGATTGATGGTCACCATCTGCAACGCCATGACCGGGTTGATCCCCAGCTGAATCGCTTTTCTCAATACACGGACCAGATGCCCGTTCGAGACAATGGTGGCCGCGGTGACATCATCGGTCACCAGGGTATAGAACCGGGTGTCACAGCCCGGATCATGGGTGATGGCTTCCACCAGCTGAGGCAGATCCAGCCAGGCACTGCCATATCGCTGCTGCACGTACATGCCGCGCATGGCCCGGGCTGCGGCACCTTGTGCCGTTGTTGTTTCATGATCCGCTGTCATACCCGAAGCGATATAGGCATTCAACCCGGCATTGGTGTCCCGGGATGAAAAATGGCCGGTCAATACCTTATTGGCCCGGATGCCGGCTGAAATGATCTGATGCACAGTGTCATCCCCGAAAATAACTCCCGGAAAATTCATCTGTTCCCCCTGAAGAAAGACCCTGCCGCTTTCATAGGCTTCCCGGACCAGGGAAGGTGTCACATCGGCACCGGCATCCTCCATGTCCGGCAGAGACGGGACGCACACGGGCATGGCAATCAGCGCCTTCAGGGGCAACCCCTTTGCACTTTCATAAAACAGATCCACCGCCTTCATCCCTAGGACATTGGTCAATTCATGAATGTCCGGACAGATGGTGGTGGTGCCCTGGGGCAGCACGCCGGCGGCAAATGCGGGCAGATCCACCATGGAACTTTCGATATGCATATGGGAATCGATCAATCCGGGACACAGATATTTACCAGACGCATCCATAACGCGGGTCTGTGAATTGACCTGAACATGGGCTGCATCTCCCACCAGAGCGATATGGCCCTGGTAGACAGCAATATCCACATGCTCCCGGATTCTGGCGGTACAAACATCCACAAGGCGGCCATTTTTAATGATCAGATCCGCCGGTTTCGCCCCCATGGCCACTGCGGCCAGATCCCGGGTAATCAAATGATGCGAAATCCGGGTATGATGCATTGACATACGATTTTTTCTCCCGTTTGTTTTATGGGGTAGTACCACAAAACATCCATTTTCGTAAAGTCTAAAAGAAACGCCGCCACTGCCTTTTAAATGGATACTGGAAAAACAAAAAGCCCTGACCGTTATAAAACGATCAGGGCTTTTTGAAGAATAATCCGGCAGTGTCCTACTCTCCCACACAGTCACCCATGCAGTACCATCGGCGCTAAAGAGCTTAACTTCCGTGTTCGAGATGGGAACGGGTGTGACCTCTTTGCTCTAACCACCGGATTAAGGGGGTTATGGATCCGGAACGTTTGATGGGGTAAGGGCGCTTTGCGCGGCTTTGTTCCATAGATCCAAAAATCTGTTGCAGTAAGATATGTGTTCACATGAAAGCGTTTAAACCTGTGAGTGAAAAAAAAGTGGCTAAGCCTCACGACCTATTAGTACCGGTTAGCTCAACATGTTGCCATGCTTACACACCCGGCCTATCAACCTTGTAGTCTTCAAGGGGTCTTCAGTCACTTGCGTGATGGGATATCTAATCTTGGAGTTGGCTTCCCGCTTAGATGCTTTCAGCGGTTATCCTTGCCCAACTTGGCTACCCAGCAATGCCCCTGGCGGAACAACTGGAACACCATTGGTTGGTCCATTCCGGTCCTCTCGTACTAGGAAAAGATCTCCTCAAATATCCTGCGCCCACGAAAGATAGGGACCAAACTGTCTCACGACGTTTTAAACCCAGCTCACGTACCACTTTAATCGGCGAACAGCCGAACCCTTGGGACCTGCTCCAGCCCCAGGATGTGATGAGCCGACATCGAGGTGCCAAACCGCCCCGTCGATGTGAACTCTTGGGGGCGATAAGCCTGTTATCCCCGGCGTACCTTTTATCCGTTGAGCGACGGCCCTTCCATTCAGAACCGCCGGATCACTAAGACCTACTTTCGTACCTGCTCGAAATGTCTCTCTCGCAGTCAAGCTCCCTTATGCCTTTGCACTCTGCGGCTGGTTTCCAATCAGCCTGAGGGAACCTTCGCGCGCCTCCGTTACTCTTTGGGAGGCGACCGCCCCAGTCAAACTACCCACCAGACACTGTCCTCAATCCGGGTTACGGACCTAAGTTAGAACACTGAAACATAAAGGGTGGTATTTCAAGGGTGACTCCACAAACACTGGCGTGCCTGCTTCCAAGTCTCCCACCTATCCTGCACATCATGTCCCAAAATCCAATGTCAAGCTGTAGTAAAGGTGCCGGGGTCTTTCCGTCTTTTCGCGGGTAGACGGTATCTTCACCGCCATTCCAATTTCGCTGAGTCCCTGGTTGAGACAGTGTGGAAGTCGTTACGCCATTCGTGCAGGTCGGAACTTACCCGACAAGGAATTTCGCTACCTTAGGACCGTTATAGTTACGGCCGCCGTTTACCGGGGCTTCGGTTCAGTGCTTCGCCTTGCGGCTAACAAATCCCCTTAACCTTCCGGCACCGGGCAGGCGTCAGACCCTATACCTCGTCTTACGACTTTGCAGAGTCCTATGTTTTTAGTAAACAGTCGCTACCACCATTTCTCTGCGGCCCCCCACAGCTCATATAGAATTATAATCACCATCAGGGGCATACCTTCTCCCGAAGTTACGGTATGATTTTGCCGAGTTCCTTAACCAGAGTTCTCTCAAGCGCCTTAGGATACTCTCCTTGCCTACCTGTGTCGGTTTACGGTACGATCACCTGTTATCTCGATAGAGGCTTTTCTTGGCAGCATGGGTGCAGTCAGTTTATGGGTCAAAGACCCTCCTCATCACTTCTCGGCCTTAAAAAATCCCGGATTTGCCTGGGATTTAAGCCTACCGGCTTGAACCGCCTATTCCAACAGACGGATGACCTGCCCTCCTGCGTCCCCCCTTCTCTCAAACGACAACGAGGTGGTACAGGAATATTAACCTGTTTTCCATCGACTACGCCTCTCGGCCTCGCCTTAGGGATCGACTAACCCTGAGCAGATTAGCTTTACTCAGGAAACCTTGGGCTTTCGGCGAGCGGGCCTCTCACCCGCTTTATCGCTACTCATGTCAGCATGGTCTCTTGTGTCACCTCCACACACCCTCACAGGTGCGATTCTATGACAACACAATGCTCTCCTACCGATGTATAAATACATCCCGCAGCTTCGGTACTATGCTTTAGCCCCGATACATTTTCGGCGCAGATCCACTCGACCAGTGAGCTGTTACGCTTTCTTTAAAGGATGGCTGCTTCTAAGCCAACCTCCTGGTTGTCTGGGCATTCCCACATCCTTCTCCACTTAGCATAGATTTGGGGACCTTAGCTGGCGGTCCGGGTTGTTTCCCTCTCGTCCGCGGAACTTAGCTCCCGCGGGCTGACTCCCGTACTTTAACTTACCGGTATTCGGAGTTTGGTTAGGTTTGGTAATCTGGTGAGACCCCTAGCCCATCCAGTGCTCTACCTCCGGTAAGAAACATACGAGGCTATACCTAAATATATTTCGGAGAGAACCAGCTATCTCCAGGTTTGTTTGGCCTTTCACCCCTATCCACACCTCATCCGAACAGTTTTTAACCTGTATCGGTTCGGGCCTCCACACCATTTTACTGGCGCTTCACCCTGGACATGGATAGATCACCTGGTTTCGGGTCTACTCAATGCAACTGATCGCCCTGTTCAGACTCGCTTTCGCTTCGGCTACACCTATCGGCTTAACCTGGCTGCATTAAGTAACTCGCTGACTCATTATGCAAAAGGCACGCGGTCACACTTGCAATGCAAATGCTCCCACTGCTTGTAAGCAAACGGTTTCAGGTACTATTTCACTCCCCTAACAGGGGTTCTTTTCACCTTTCCCTCACGGTACTGGTACACTATCGGTTGTCAAGTCGTATTTAGCCTTATGAGATGGTCCTCACAAATTCCCACAGAATTTCTCGTGTTCCGCAGTACTTGGGAGTACGATAAGAGAGATCGATTGCTTTTGCTTACAGGACTGTCACCTTCTATGGTGAAGCTTTCCAGCTTCTTCAACTAACAATTGATTTTATCACTCTCCGCAGGTTCCGAAACACCTGCAAATCATATCCCGCGACCCCAATTACGCAACGCTTTCGGGCTTGACACGTAATCGGTTTGGGCTGGTTCCCTTTCGCTCGCCGCTACTCGGAAAATCGTTTTTACTTTCTACTCCTGGGGGTACTAAGATGTTTCAGTTCTCCCCGTTACCCTCCCTGAACTATGTATTCATTCAGGGATGACACGGTATTAACCATGCCGGGTTTCCCCATTCAGACATCTCCGGATCAAAGGGTGTTCAGCCCCTCCCCGAAGCTTATCGCAGCTGTCCACGTCTTTCTTCGTCACTTGACACCAAGGCATCCACCGTTTGCCCTTAGTAGCTTAGCCACTATTTCCACAAATAAGTTTAAACGCTTTGATGCGAACACATTGCCTTGCGGCAATGTCCCGATCGATCTCGATCAACATCAAAATCAATCAGTCATTTTCTTACTACAACAAATTGTCAAAGATCATCTGAGGGCACATTTCTCTTTCATTTAATGTAGTCCTCTGAAAAAGAATGGTGGAGAATAGCGGGATCGAACCGCTGACCTCCTGCGTGCAAGGCAGGCGCTCTCCCAGCTGAGCTAATTCCCCACATGGTGGGCCTGGGTGGATTTGAACCACCGACCTCACGCTTATCAGGCGTGCGCTCTAACCAACTGAGCTACAGGCCCAAATCCTTGATCCCTCAAAATTGGCCAGTGATGCCGCTTAAAGCGCTTTAATTTACTTTCCTTAGAAAGGAGGTGATCCAGCCGCTGATTCCTCAACGGCTACCTTGTTACGACTTCACCCCAGTTATCAACCATACCTTAGGCGCCTGCCCCTGTAAACAGTTAGCCCGGCGACGTCGGGTATAATCAACTTCCATGGTGTGACGGGCGGTGTGTACAAGGCCCGGGAACATATTCACCGCGGCATGCTGATCCGCGATTACTAGCGATTCCAACTTCATGGAGTCGAGTTGCAGACTCCAATCCGGACTGAGATAGGCTTTGAGGATTCGCTCACCCTCGCGGGTTCGCTGCCCTTTGTACCTACCATTGTAGCACGTGTGTAGCCCTGGATATAAGGGCCATGAGGACTTGACGTCATCCCCACCTTCCTCCCCGTTAACCGGGGCAGTCTCGCCAGAGTTCCCGCCATTACGCGCTGGCAACTGACGATAAGGGTTGCGCTCGTTGCTGGACTTAACCAAACATCTCACGACACGAGCTGACGACAGCCATGCAGCACCTGTCTCTGTGCTCCCGAAGGCACTCTTCAATCTCTTGAAGATTCACAGGATGTCAAACCCAGGTAAGGTTCTTCGCGTTGCGTCGAATTAAACCACATGCTCCACCGCTTGTGCGGGCCCCCGTCAATTCCTTTGAGTTTTAGTCTTGCGACCGTACTTCCCAGGCGGTTCACTTAATGCGTTAGCTGCGGCACAGCAGATTTTAATATCCGCTACACCTAGTGAACATCGTTTACTGCGTGGACTACCAGGGTATCTAATCCTGTTCGCTACCCACGCCTTCGCGCCTCAGCGTCAGTATCGGTCCAGAAAGCTGCCTTCGCCATCGGTGTTCCTCCTGATATCTACGAATTTCACCTCTACACCAGGAATTCCGCTTTCCTCTCCCGTACTCAAGTTCTGCTGTTTCAAATGCACTTCCAGGGTTGAGCCCCGGGCTTTCACATCTGACCGACAGAACCGCCTACGCGCCCTTTACGCCCAATAATTCCGAATAACGCTTGCGCCCCCCGTGTTACCGCGGCTGCTGGCACGGAGTTAGCCGGCGCTTCCTCCACTGGTACCGTCAATGCTATCATTTATTAAACAATAACAACTTCTTCCCAGTTGACAGAGCTTTACGACCCAAGGGCCTTCTTCACTCACGCGGCGTTGCTGCGTCAGGGTTTCCCCCATTGCGCAAAATTCCTCACTGCTGCCTCCCGTAGGAGTCTGGACCGTGTTCCAGTTCCAGTGTGACTGATCATCCTCTCAGACCAGCTAACCATCGCAGCCTTGGTAGGCTTTTACCCCACCAACAAGCTAATGGTACGCAAACTCATCTCCAAACAATTGCTTTCAAGAAGAGGCAATCTTTCATCTCAGCACTTGTGTACTGAAACTGCATCCGGTATTAGCCATCCTTTCGAAGGGTTATCCCGGGCTTGAAGGTAGATTATCTACGTGTTACTCACCCGTGCGCCACTCTACTCAGGATTGCAAGCAATCCCTTTCTCGTTCGACTTGCATGTGTTAAGCACGCCGCCAGCGTTCATTCTGAGCCAGGATCAAACTCTCCAGTTAAATCCTTTAACTACAAACTCGTTAAGGTCTTGTTTTAGACCCGCTTCAAACTTTATCACTGACCAATTTTCAAAGATCAAACATCGGGTACTTCTTTTGCTTTTGCTCACAATTTCTGTGACCGAAAAACCAGAACAATATACATGTCTAAAAATGGTTTGTCAAACCTTTTTTAACTCATTTTAAAATTATCTTATGGTACTTTTTTTTGCCGGCCCGAAGCAGCATCTCCCCCTGATCCAGATCAAGTTCCCCAATCTTTTGATCGATCGTAGATACCCGGCTTCCGTTCAAATAAGCACCGCCTTGCTTTACCAGACGTCTGGCATCTGATTTGGATGTACACAGACCGGTCCGGGTGAACAGATCGATGATAAAATCGTTTTCGTTGACATCGTTTCGATCGATTTGTGTTGTCGGAACGGCCCCATCAGACGCGGATGAATGGATGCCCCGGGAAATTGTTGAACCCGGCAGCAAATCATCAGGTACTTCAATGGCTCCGAAAACCGATGCTGAGGCTTTTAATGCGGCCCGGGCCTGAGTTTCCCCATGGGCAATTTTGGTGGCTTCATACGCCAGAATGGTCTTGGCTTTGTTCAGATCCGCCCCTTCAAGGGTTTTGACATGATTGATTTCATCCATGGGAAGAAATGTAAACAATGCCAAAAATCTGGCCACATCCGCATCATCGCAATTGACCCAGAATTGATAATAATCATACGGAGAAAACCGGTCCGGATCCAGCCATACCGCACCTTTATGAGTTTTTCCCATTTTGATGCCCGAAGCCGTGGTGATCAATGGAAACGTAATTCCAAACGCCTGTTTTCCAAGCGTTCTCCGAATCAGATCAATCCCTGCCACAATATTTCCCCACTGATCACTGCCGCCCATTTGAAGCAATGCATCATAATTTTGGGCCAGTTTCATAAAATCATACGCCTGAAGCAGCATATAGTTGAACTCAATGAAGGTCAGACCTTCTTCTGAGTCCATCCGGGCTTTGTAACTTTCCGCCTTGATCATCCGGTTGATTGAAAAATGTCGCCCGATATCTCTTAAAAAAGGGATATATTCCAGTTTTGTCAGCCACTGGGCAT
Above is a window of Desulfotignum balticum DSM 7044 DNA encoding:
- a CDS encoding adenine deaminase; the protein is MSMHHTRISHHLITRDLAAVAMGAKPADLIIKNGRLVDVCTARIREHVDIAVYQGHIALVGDAAHVQVNSQTRVMDASGKYLCPGLIDSHMHIESSMVDLPAFAAGVLPQGTTTICPDIHELTNVLGMKAVDLFYESAKGLPLKALIAMPVCVPSLPDMEDAGADVTPSLVREAYESGRVFLQGEQMNFPGVIFGDDTVHQIISAGIRANKVLTGHFSSRDTNAGLNAYIASGMTADHETTTAQGAAARAMRGMYVQQRYGSAWLDLPQLVEAITHDPGCDTRFYTLVTDDVTAATIVSNGHLVRVLRKAIQLGINPVMALQMVTINPAQMLEASRWIGSLTPGRAADILVVDNLTQFTISQVFCDGVAVAEDNQLCRPIHPYAYPDWALKTMHLDWLAPTDFHIPAPFENPVQVRVIHLVPDRVHTLSKTRTLESKDRCLHADPLQDLAKAGVFYRHSPNGSADKSRGLGFVSGTRFIPGSAYASTVSHDSHNLLVVGMDDTAMALAANTLIESGGGLAVVMENRVLAHLPLPLGGIMGLESMETTAVGVQAVENALAQIGCPHKSFEMTLSLLGLVVLGELRLSNRGLVELKDGQAPRRVDLILDS
- the uvrA gene encoding excinuclease ABC subunit UvrA, whose amino-acid sequence is MTDIIIQGAREHNLKNIDVRIPKNCLTVVTGLSGSGKSTLAFDILYAEGQRRYVESLSTYARQFLGQMAKPDVDSIDGLSPAIAIEQKTAGHNPRSTVGTITEIYDYLRLLFARVGTPHCHQCGNPIEPMTVDQICDRILTLPADTRIMLLAPLIRDQKGRHDAVFDRMKKQGFARMRVDGKICRTQDHPILEKQKKHTLEVVVDRLVIKPGIEKRLSDSLELALSLSKGLLIVMDLDKNQDRLFSETASCLNCHISYPPFTPASFSFNSPQGACPVCDGLGSITAFDPDLIVPDPGLSLRQGAILPWQNRDSVQFMEFLDALTTHFDQDIYTPFKNLSDRFQHVLLHGSKEELIEFYTEQAGKKIRSKKNFEGVIPYLKRRYKETDSKSIKEELKRYMNARVCSRCQGTRLNPASAHVRVSGHTIWEITRLPIKRTLAAIASLTLTRKEEQISAGIIRELTQRLIFLDNVGLDYLSLSRSADTLSGGESQRIRLATQIGSKLTGILYVLDEPSIGLHRRDNARLIKTLMDLKHLDNTVVVVEHDTDTILASDHVIDMGPAAGVHGGQVIFSGPPEKLTACPDSLTGQYIKGIRQIPIPDIRRKGNGRHLTLVNAEANNLKQVTVSFPLGCFICVTGVSGSGKSSLVLSTLYPALCNQIAYTNKLVGAHDRITGIQHLDKVIHIDQSAIGKTPRSNPGTYTGVLPAIRELFARTPDARARGYKPGRFSFNIRGGRCEACAGEGVIKIEMQFLPDVHVRCDVCKGRQFNRDTLDIRYKGKNIAEVLDMTIHQAVRFFDTISAIQAKLSTLVEVGLGYITLGQSAVTLSGGEAQRIKLARELSKKSTGKTIYILDEPTTGLHADDINRLLSVLDRLVAAGNTVVVIEHNMDVIKYADHIIDMGPEGGDKGGRIIVQGTPEQVAEHPTSFTGYYLSKVLQKKD
- a CDS encoding type I restriction enzyme HsdR N-terminal domain-containing protein, which translates into the protein MQENPHHLVMGVLTDYLTGETVPDTHDERFRQKIARHLVQVCGYEKNQIESRKQVIIKTGKKTARLWMDFLVSTGDKTGMMIRYAPGSLVTRRLPNLALSRLVYPYQIPVVVTCNGEDAEVINGVTGKVTGQGFDAIPDRQTLMALDIAASFPKVSQAFHDKASRIAFACEVDGACPCDTDVCILD
- the tyrS gene encoding tyrosine--tRNA ligase translates to MSVLSVLKERGFVDAVTHTAELEEYLENNQATCYIGFDPTATSLHVGSLVCIMALAHMQRCGHRPIALVGGGTGLIGDPSGKTEMRQIITQEQIDENKAGIRAQLSRFIDFNNDQALLLDNAQWLTKLEYIPFLRDIGRHFSINRMIKAESYKARMDSEEGLTFIEFNYMLLQAYDFMKLAQNYDALLQMGGSDQWGNIVAGIDLIRRTLGKQAFGITFPLITTASGIKMGKTHKGAVWLDPDRFSPYDYYQFWVNCDDADVARFLALFTFLPMDEINHVKTLEGADLNKAKTILAYEATKIAHGETQARAALKASASVFGAIEVPDDLLPGSTISRGIHSSASDGAVPTTQIDRNDVNENDFIIDLFTRTGLCTSKSDARRLVKQGGAYLNGSRVSTIDQKIGELDLDQGEMLLRAGKKKYHKIILK